From the genome of bacterium:
AAATCATCCGCATGTCTTTTGGGTTGGTGTTTTTGATAAGGATTTCGCTTTTTGTTGCGGCGGCAAGTCCGATAATGCTGCCAATCTCGATGTGATCATTGGTGATCGTATGTTCACAGCCGTGTAATTTTTTGACGCCGCGGATGCGGAGGATATTACTGCCGATGCCGGAGATATCGGCGCCCATGGCGTTGAGCATGCGGCAAAGTCCCTGCACGTGCGGCTCGCCTGCGGCATTATTCAAAATGGTTTCACCGTTAGCCAATACGGCAGCCATAACAGCGTTTTCAGTGGCCATAACGCTCGCTTCATCGAGAAAAATATCTTTCCCATTTAATTGGACTGCTTCCATTTTATAAAATTTGCGTCCAAGATCCATAGCAGCTCCGAGGGCCTGAAGAGCGATAATGTGTGTGTCTAACCGGCGCCTGCCGATTTTATCGCCCCCGGGTGAAGGTAGGCTTACCCGTCCGTGACGCCCGAGCATGGAACCGGCAAATAAAAACGATCCGCGAATTTCCGAAGCAAGATGATAATCGGGTTCGTGTACTTTGATGTTTTTTGCCTGAACTTTCCATTCATTCGGACCCAAACGCGTCACGTCGGCGCCGATCGCTGTTGCAATTTCCAGCATCTTCATCGCGTCACTGACTTCCGGCATGTTCTTGAGAATGACGGGTTCGTCCGTCAGCAACGTCGCCGCGATAACCGGAAGCGCTTCGTTTTTATTACCTGCTGGAATAAATGTTCCTTTTAACCGATGTCCGCCTTCAACAATAAATTTTTTCATATTCACACCAGAGCTCACAGAGAGCGCAAGGAAAGTTATTAATTTTTAATTAAAGGAGAGAATTTTCACAAAATTTTAGTGAAGTAATGATGGGTGTAATCACTTCACATGATAATCATCGATCACGCCGACGATCACAGCCTGGACCGGCAGTTTTTTATTATCAAAAACAATTCGCGCCGAGCCGCCTTCTTTCATGACCAATACCAGATCGCCGACGCCTGCGCTAACTTCATCCAGCGCCAGCATATCGCTGCCGATTGGCTTTTGATCAAGATCAATCGGTTGTACGATCATGATTTTGTGATCGGTCAAGTGCTCATTTTTGTGAGTCGATACGACTGAGCCTGTAACTTTACAAATTGTCATTGATTTTGGATTCTAAAAATTAACTCTATTTAAATCGTTAGTAAAAATTTTCTGATTTCATTCAATGCCATCTGTGATGATCGTTCTTTAAATGTTACGCGATCGGTCGGAAATGGCAAGATCAATGGTTTGATCACATGCGTTCCTTGGCTTGTAGCCAATCCAATGTAAATCAAACCGACCGGCTTTTCAGAAGTTGCGCCGCTAGGCCCGGCGATACCCGTCGTTGAAACGCCAATGTCCGTGCCAGCGAGTTTGCGGATACCCTCGGCCATTGCTCTGGCAACTTCTTCACTGACCGCACCATGTTGGCGGATCAATTCTTCAGGAACATTGAGCCTTTGTATTTTTGACTCGTTACTGTAAGTAGTGATGCCTTGCATAAAATAAGCGGAACTTCCTGAGACATTGGTCAAACGGTGTGCGATAAGTCCACCGGTGCATGATTCGGCCGTAGCGATGGTTAACTTGGTTTTGAAAAGTAACTGTGCAACAGCGTTTTCCATCGTATCGTCGTCGAAAGCATAAACAGCCGCCGGATATTTTTCATGAATTTTTATAATAAATTTTGCCTGAGCGGTTTCGATTAAAGTTTGTGCCATTGCCGGTAACATTCGTGCCGATGTAGTCAAACGTACATCAACGCCGACGGCGAGTTTGGGTAAGAACGCTATATCAAGTTGATTTTTAAAATTATTAACAAGGTCTTTTACATGTTCATACAGAGCCGATTCCGGAATTCCTGTTGTTCGGAGCGTTCGGTAAGCGATAATTTCTTTACCGGCTTTGTCGCTGACAAATGGAACGACATGATGTTTGACCATCCACTCCAATTCTTTTGGTACGCCTTGCAAACTAAAAAACGTCGTCTGATTTTTATGAAATTTAATTCCCGGAGCGGTTCCAAGTTGATTCGATAAATAATCCGCGCCGATCGGAATCAACGCCTGCACGGCATTAGACTCGGTCATAGTTCTTTTCGCGCGCGCGTATGCGGATTTAATTTCGTCCAAAGCAGCCGGATTGGTTTGCAAAGATGTTCCGAGGAAGGCTGCAACGGCGTCACGGGTTTTGTCGTCATGTGTCGGGCCGAGACCTCCGCCGGTAATGACGATATCGGTT
Proteins encoded in this window:
- the murA gene encoding UDP-N-acetylglucosamine 1-carboxyvinyltransferase → MKKFIVEGGHRLKGTFIPAGNKNEALPVIAATLLTDEPVILKNMPEVSDAMKMLEIATAIGADVTRLGPNEWKVQAKNIKVHEPDYHLASEIRGSFLFAGSMLGRHGRVSLPSPGGDKIGRRRLDTHIIALQALGAAMDLGRKFYKMEAVQLNGKDIFLDEASVMATENAVMAAVLANGETILNNAAGEPHVQGLCRMLNAMGADISGIGSNILRIRGVKKLHGCEHTITNDHIEIGSIIGLAAATKSEILIKNTNPKDMRMILLVMNRLGINVEIRGNDLFVSGEQSLEIASDMDGAVPKIDDAPWPGFPADLTSIIVVSATQCKGMVLVFEKMFESRLFFVDKLITMGARIVLCDPHRAIIHGPTPLHGELITSPDIRAGMALLIASLCAEGTSTIQNVQQLDRGYQNIDVRLNALGARIEREE
- a CDS encoding EutN/CcmL family microcompartment protein, with product MTICKVTGSVVSTHKNEHLTDHKIMIVQPIDLDQKPIGSDMLALDEVSAGVGDLVLVMKEGGSARIVFDNKKLPVQAVIVGVIDDYHVK
- a CDS encoding competence/damage-inducible protein A, whose protein sequence is MNAEIIIIGDEILLGLVTDTNSAFIARTFAPLGIAIRRITKVGDKIEDIIRALQQVSPETDIVITGGGLGPTHDDKTRDAVAAFLGTSLQTNPAALDEIKSAYARAKRTMTESNAVQALIPIGADYLSNQLGTAPGIKFHKNQTTFFSLQGVPKELEWMVKHHVVPFVSDKAGKEIIAYRTLRTTGIPESALYEHVKDLVNNFKNQLDIAFLPKLAVGVDVRLTTSARMLPAMAQTLIETAQAKFIIKIHEKYPAAVYAFDDDTMENAVAQLLFKTKLTIATAESCTGGLIAHRLTNVSGSSAYFMQGITTYSNESKIQRLNVPEELIRQHGAVSEEVARAMAEGIRKLAGTDIGVSTTGIAGPSGATSEKPVGLIYIGLATSQGTHVIKPLILPFPTDRVTFKERSSQMALNEIRKFLLTI